One stretch of Numenius arquata chromosome 8, bNumArq3.hap1.1, whole genome shotgun sequence DNA includes these proteins:
- the REG4 gene encoding regenerating islet-derived protein 4: protein MVSTAGLALLLLGSAGLLWPADGRYIDYCPKGWSYYKLSCFRYFSHPQTWDEAERQCQETHAGSHLAWVEEPREAATLQKVISYYQRAQPVWVGLHYRQQSRAWQWASGDKYSNTSGLAGNGARGGTCGVLTHLSGFTVWSSADCAQQHHYICKFTPSH, encoded by the exons ATGGTGTCAACAGCTGGACTCGCCctcctgttgctgggctctgcggGGCTCCTGTGGCCAGCCG ATGGCCGGTACATAGACTATTGCCCCAAGGGCTGGTCCTACTACAAGCTCAGCTGCTTCAGGTACTTCAGTCATCCCCAGACCTGGGACGAAGCTGAG aggcagtgccaggagACCCATGCCGGCTCCCACCTGGCCTGGGTGGAGGAGCCCCGGGAGGCAGCCACCCTGCAGAAGGTCATCTCCTACTACCAGCGTGCACAGCCCGTCTGGGTCGGCCTCCACTACAGGCAGCAG AGCCGAGCCTGGCAGTGGGCAAGTGGGGATAAGTACAGCAACACCAGTGGGCTGGCTGGGAACGGTGCTCGCGGGGGGACCTGCGGTGTGCTGACCCATCTCAGCG GCTTCACCGTGTGGTCCAGTGCCGACTGTGCCCAGCAGCATCACTACATCTGCAAGTTTACCCCCTCACATTGA